GGTCTGCCAGGTCGGCCCGACGGTGAACACCTCGATCTGCGCCGCCGAGCCCAGTGACGGGTTCGCCCTGTCACCAGGGCAGGCCATCGTCTTCGTCTTCTCCGGCTCGCTCGGCAGCGTCGGCTTCGGGGTCGGCGCCGCCGGCTTCGGGATCGACGCCAACGCCAGCGGCTCCGTGTGCATGAGCGGCGGCGTGGTCAGCGCCACCTCCCCGTCGCAGAGCCTGCCAGCGCCCGGCCAGCCGCGGACCCGCGAGCGGGCGCCGGCGGCCTCCGCGCTCGGCCTGGCCATGCTCGCCGCCGCGCTCGCGCTGCTCGGCCATCGCCTCCTGCTTCATTCCTGAGCGCGCCACCTCGCCCGACGCGTCGGGCTGATTTCATCGTAAGGTGATCCGGTCGTGACCGATCGGTGACAGGCGCCCGTCTACAATCCTGACTGTTCGGTGGTGCGGTCGACCACCGACGGGACTGGAGGACAGATGGGTTCGACGAATCGGTCACTCAACAGCATGCGCGACGCGGGGGCCGCCTTCTGGGGCGTGCACCTGGCCTGCCTGCTGGCGTTCTACACCGGCGTCACCTGGTCGGCGGTCGCGGTCTGCATGGCGCTGTTCTGGCTGCGCATGTTCGGCGTCACCGCCGGCTACCACCGCTACTTCTCGCACCGCAGCTACAAGACGAGCCGCGCCTTCCAGTTCGTGCTGGCGCTCTTCGGCACCCTGGCGGTGCAGAAGGGCGTGCTCTGGTGGTCCGCCAACCACCGGGTCCACCACAAGTACTCCGACCAGGAGGGCGACCTGCACTCGCCGCTGCGCGACGGTTTCTGGTGGTCGCACGTCGGCTGGATCCTCGCCTCCGACTGGGAGGAGACGCTGTACGACCGCATCCCCGACATGGCGAAGTACCCGGAGCTGCGCTGGCTGAACGAGCACTACCTGGTGCCGCCGGTGGCGCTGGCGGTGCTGCTGTACCTGGTCGGTGGCCTGACCTGGCTGGTGTGGGGCTTCTTCATCAGCACCACCCTGCTCTGGCACGCGACGTTCACGATCAATTCGCTGTCGCACGTCTACGGCAGCCGCCGCTACGAGACCACCGACACCAGCCGCAACAACGTCTGGCTGGCGCTGCTGACCATGGGCGAGGGCTGGCACAACAACCACCACCGCTACATGAACTCCGTGCGCCAGGGCTTCTTCTGGTGGGAGGTGGACGTCAGCTTCTACATCCTGACGGCGCTCTCCTGGATCGGTGTGGTGTGGGACCTGCACCAGCCGCCGAAGAGGCTGCTGCTGCCGGAATCCCACGACGCGGGCCGCGTCCGCGCCGAAGCCGCGTGACCGCGGCCGGCGCGCGACGCCCTGCAGGCGGCGCGCTCCACGCCGTCTGCGCCCACGCGGGGCGCGGTTACGACGTCACCGCGCCCACCGAGGCCGACGATACGGACCTCGCGTACTTGGCGAACACGCCGCGCGCGTAGCGGGGCGTCGGCGGCTTCCAGTCCCTGAGCCGGGCGCGCAGCTCGGCCTCGTCCACCAGGAGGTCGAGGCGGCGCGCCGCGACGTCGAAGACGATGGTGTCGCCGTCGCGCACCGCGGCGATCGGGCCGCCACGCGCCGCCTCGGGCGCGACGTGGCCCGCCATCAGCCCGTGCGTGGCGCCGGAGAAGCGGCCGTCGGTGAGCAATGCGACCGACTCGCCGAGGCCCTCGCCCACCAGCGCCGCGGTGACGCCGAGCATCTCGCGCATGCCGGGACCGCCCATCGGGCCCTCGTTGCGGATCACCACCACATCGCCGGCCCTGATGCCACGCTGCTTCACCGCCGCGAAGGCATCCTCCTCGCGCTCGAACACCCGCGCCGGGCCCTCGTGGCGCATGCGCTCGTGGCCCGCGACCTTCACCACGCAGCCCTCGGGGGCCAGGTTGCCCTTGAGGATGACCAGGCCACCGGTCGGCTTGAGGGGATCGGAGAGCGGCCGCACCACCACCTGCCCCGGCGTCTCGACGGCTCGCGAGGCCTCGTCGCCGATGCTGCGCCCGGTCACGGTCAGCGCCGCGGCGTGCAACCGGCCGGCCTCGAGCAGACGCTTGGCGACCAGCCCCACGCCACCCGCCTTGTAGAGATCGACGGCGACGAAACGGCCGCCTGGCCTGAGATCGCAGAGCAGCGGCGTCGCCGCGCTGATGCGATCGAAGTCGTCGATCGCCAGTGGCACCTCCGCCGCGTGCGCGATGGCGAGCAGGTGCAGCACCGCGTTGGTCGAGCCGCCGGAGGCGGCGACGCCGGCGATGGCGTTCTCGAGCGCCTCCCGGGTGAGGACGCCGCGCGCCGTCTGGCCGCGCTGCAGCATGTCCATCACCAGCTTGCCGCATTCGTAGGCGACCACGTCCTTGTGGTTGTCCATCGCCGGCACGCTGGCGCTGCCGATCGGCGAGATGCCCAGCATCTCGCCCGCCATCGCCATGGTGTTGGCGGTGAACTGGCCGCCGCAGGCGCCGGGTCCGGGACAGGCGGCGTTCTCGACCGCCAGCAGGCCGGCGTCATCGAGCGTCCCCGCCGAATGAGCGCCCACCGCCTCGAAGACGTCCTGGATCGTGAGGTCCTTGTCACGCAGGTGGCCAGGCGCGATCGAGCCGCCATAGAGCATCAGCGACGGCAGATCGAGCCGCGCCAGCGCCATGATGGTGCCCGGGATCGTCTTGTCGCAGCCCGACAGCGCCACCACGGCGTCGAAGAGATGGCCGCAGGTCACCAGCTCGATCGAGTCGGCGATCACCTCGCGGCTGATCAACGACGCCTTCATGCCCTCGGTGCCCATCGAGATGCCGTCCGAGATCGCGATGGTGTTGAACTCGATCGGCGTGCCGCCGGCGGCGCGGATGCCCTCCTTCACCTTCTCCGACAGGCGGCGGAGGTGGAAGTTGCAGGGCATCACCTCGATCCAGGTATTGGCGACCCCGACCAGCGGCTTGGCGAGATCCTCGTCGGTCAGCCCGATTGCCTTGAACATGGCGCGCGCCGGGGCGCGATCCGGCCCATCGGTGATGGCGCGACTGCGATGCTTGGGATCCATGACGGAGCTCCTCGTTGGCGGCGAGCCCCCTCCTTAGCAGCGTGGCTGGGCCAAGGCGACCGGGCATCCTCCTCGCCGTACGTCCCGCCGAGGGCAAGGAGGCGGGAGGGCCGCGACCCTGGGTCCACGAACGCGAACGCCCCCGCCGGCACTGCCGGCGGGGGCGTCGATGGCGCCGAACGGACCGCTCACGCCTTGGTGACGTTGGCGGCCTGCGGTCCCTTCTTGCCGTCGGTGACGTCGAATTCGACGCGCTGCCCCTGCTCCAGGGTCTTGAAGCCATCACCGGTGATGGCGCTGTAGTGGACGAAGACATCCTCGCCGTCGTCGCGGCTGATGAATCCGTACCCCTTCTCGGCGCTGAACCACTTCACGGTTCCCTGAGCCACTGCTGCTTCCCTCCTTTCACATCTCTGACGCGGGAAGGTGCAATGTCCTGGATCGCGGAGCGGTTGTTCCTGAGAGGGCGCAAGCCGCGTGCCTGCTCCCAGAACGTACTTCCCTGCTGCGGGGGCGCTCTAGCTCATCCGCAGCGACCTCGCAAGCTGTTCGCTAGCGCCGGCGGCGACTATACGATCGCGCCGGCGCGGGCGTCGGTATAGGCCCCGCCCTCCCAGGTCACGGCGCCGTTCACCACCACCAGCGCGATGCCGGCGGCGTGCCGCACGTAGCGATTGCCGCCGCCGGGGACGTCGGACACGAAGTCCTCGCTGCCGCGATCGATGCGATCGGGGTCGAACAGCACCAGGTCGGCCGCCTGCCCGATCGCCAGCCGACCGCGGTTGCGGATGCCGAAGGCGTCGGCGAGCTCGCCGGTGAGCCGGTGCACCGCCTGCTCGAGCGAGAACGCCTTCAGGTCCCGCACCCAGCGCGCCAGCAGATAGCTGGTGTCTCCGGCGCCGCAGAACTGGGCGATGTGGGCGCCGGCGTCGCTGGCGCCGATGTGGATGCGCGGGTGGCTGAGGATGGCCGTGACGCCGTCGGGATCCACGTGCATGAAGTCGCGCATCGCGAACTCGGTCTTGAGGTCCTCGGCGACGGCGAGGTCGAGCATGACGTCGGCGGGGGTGACGCCGCGCTCGCTGGCGAGATCGTTGAGGAACCGCCCCTCGAGCGACTTGTTCTCCGGGCGGGCGGTCTGGCCGACGCGCAGGACGTAGAGCAGCGGGCCGAGCAGGATCGACTGGTTGCGCAACTCCTCGCGCCGCGCCGGGTCGGCGAAGGCCGCCTTCCGCTCCGGCAGCGGCAGGCGCATGATCTCCGCCCAGGCCGGCAGCGCGTAGAGCACGAACGAGGTCTCGGAGAGGCGGATGTTGATGTCGAAGGTGCGCGGCATGCTCTGGCCGAAGACCCGCGCCCCTTTCGCCGTTTCCTCGTCGAGGGCGGCGAGCGAGTCCTGCCACAGCGTGCTCATGGCGCTGTGGACGATCGGCGCGACGCTGCACATGACGCCGGCGGCGCGCGAGATCTCACCCATGTCGTGGATGTTCTGCAACTGCTCCGGCGGGCTGTAGAAGACCGGCACGGTCTGGATGAAGCCGCGCCCCACCTCGCGCATGGCGCGGCCGAGGGCGACGACCTCGTCGCGGCTGGCGAAGCGGCTCGGCACCGGCCGCATGCTCTCGTCGATGTCGACGTAGGAGGTCGACAGGCCCGCGGCGCCGCCGCGGATCGCGTCCTGGAGGATGGCGCACATCGCCTCCACTTCCGCCGTCGTCGCGGCCCGCTCCTGCGCCGCCGCGCCCATGACGTAGGTGCGCAGCGGCGAGTGGCCGACCAGGCCGGCGACGTTGATGCCGAGCCCGGGGCGGATCGCGTCGAGGTACTCGGGATAGCTCTCCCAGTTCCACGGCACGCCGGCGTCGAAGGTGGCGAGCGCGATGTCCTCGATCTGCTTGAACATGCCCGCCAATGCGCGGCGGTCCTGCGCCTTCACCGGCGCCAGCGACAGCGAGCAATTGCCCATCAGCACCGTCGTGACCCCGTGCTCGAGCGAGGGCGTCGCCAGCCGATCCCAGCAGATCTGCGGATCGTAATGGGTGTGCACGTCGATGAACCCCGGCGCCAGCACCTGGCCGCGGGCATCGAGCTCGCGCGCCCCCGCCGGCAGGCCGGAGGTCGAGACGTCGCGGCCGACGGCCGCGATCAGACCGTCGACCACCGCGAGGTCGCCGTCCTGCGACGGCCCGCCGCTGCCGTCGACGATGCGCGCGTTGCGGATCAGGAGCGAATGCGTCGCCATGGATTCCTCCCCAGGGTTGCCGATCAAAGCCCGTCGGGCGGCGGAGCACAAGCGGACCATCCCCGGCGGCAGGCGTGCGCCCGATGGGCTGCTAGATCACGTAGCCGCCGTTCGGACTCAGCACCTGGCCGGTGATCCAGTCGCCGGCCGGCGAGGCCAGGTAGAGCGCGGCGGCGGCGATGTCGTCCACGGTGCCGAGCCGACCGAGCGGCGTCTGCATCAGGGCGCTCGTCCGCATCGTCGGCGACAGCCCTTCGAGCAGCGGCGTGTCGACGAAGCCGGGCGCGATGGCGTTCACCTGGATGCCGAGATGCGCCACCTCGCGCGCCACCGACTTGGTGAAGCCGATGATCCCCGCCTTGGCGGCGCTGTAGTCGGGCGAGCCGGCGAGGCCGGCGGTGCCGGCGATCGACGCCATGTTGATGATCTTGCCCTGGCGCCGCGCCTCCATGACCTTCAGCGCCTCGCGGGTGCAGTGGAACGTGCCGTCGAGATGCACGGCGAGGGTGCGGCGCCAGCTCGCGTCCTCCATCGTCGAGGTCGCGGCGATCGGCGTCGTCGGCCGCCCGCCGGCGCGCGCTTCGCCCGCCACCGCCTCGAAATTGGCGACGACGTGCGGCGCCATGATCACCAGGCCGGCGTTGTTCACCACCAGGTCGATGGTGTTCCACACCGACAGGAAGCGGGTGAACATCTTGAGCGTGGCGCGCCCGTCGGCGACGTCGGCCGGCACCGCCATCGCCCGGCCGCCGGCCGCTTCGACCGCCGCCACGGTCTCCCGCGCCGCCTCCTCGCGGATGTCGTTGACGGCGACCAGCGCCCCCTGGCGCGCGAAGGCGACGGCGATGGCGCGACCGAGGCCGGACCCGGCGCCGGTCACCAAGGCGACCTTGTGTTCGAGCTGCATCGCTCTCGCCCCCCTTCAGTAGGTCTTCACGTACAGGAGGTAGTAGATCGCCCAGCCGCTGGCGGCGACGAACAGCCAGATCGGCAGCGTCACCCGCGCCAGGCGGCGATGGGCGGCGAAGTCCTGGCGCCACATCGCCAACTGGATCAGGCGGATCGCCAGCGGCCCGACGGCGATCGCCAACAGCACGTGCGGCACGAGAATCGACAGGTAGAGCACGCGCCAGCCGCCGCTGCCGGCGAAGAGCTTGCTGCCGAAGACCGCCCAGCGGCTGACGTAGAGAACCAGGAACAGCGCCGCGAACCCGGTCGCGGTGAGCATCGCGGCGCGGTGCGCGGCGCGATCGCGGCGCCAGCGGATGAGGTACCAGCCGACCAGCAGGCTGACCCCGCTGGCGACGATGCAGGCGGTCGAGATCACGGTGAGCGTCTGCAGCGACATGGCGCCCGCCTCGTCCTCGTCCGACCGCGGGTCGCCGTCAACAGCCCGGCGGCGACGCGACGGCGGCGCCATGCGCCCGCTGCGCCTCGGCGAGATAGCAGCGCGCCGCGGTGTTGTCCGGCTCGGCGACCAACGCCTGGCGCAGCAGCGTCTCGGCCGCCTCGCGGTCGCCGCCGAGCAGGCGCGGCAACTTGAGCAGCAGCGCGCCCTTGGCCAGCAACGCGTCGGCATCGCCGGGCGCCAGCTCCAGCGTCCGGTCGAGCTCGCGGCGCAGCCGGCGCAGGTCGCTGATCTGCCGCAGGCTGATGCCCGCCCGCTCCATGCGCTTGCCGAGGTAGCAGACGAGGGCGAAATGGCCGCGCGCGTCGCGCCCGTCCGCGGCGACCGTCGCCTCCGCCATCGCCAGACCGCGGGCGATGGCGGCGTCGCGATCGGCCTCCGCCATCTCGTCCACCGCGTCGCACAGCTTCAGCGCCGCGATCGACTCCGGCGACCCCGCCGGCACCGCCCACGCCCCCGCCGGAACCAGCAGCGCCAGGAGCGCCGCCGCGCGGCCCATCCACCACATGACCGGACCGCATAGCACTTCGGACCCGCCGCCGGGAGGGGCCTCCGATCCGCGGCGCCGCGACCCGGGCGCCGCGGCCGGCCCCGTCCCCGGCGTCAGATCCGGTACCGTCGCAGCTTCGGCATGCGCGCCGCGACGATGGCGACGACGATCAGCGTGCCGATGCCGCCGCTGACCACGGCGAACACCGGATCGGTGAGCGCCGCCACGAAACCCGACTCGGCCGCGCCGAGCTGGTTCGAGGCGCCGATGAAGATGAAGTTCACGGCGCTCACCCGGCCGCGCAGCGCGTCCGGGGTGGAGAGCTGGATGGCGGTGCTGCGCATCACCACGCTCACCTGGTCGGCGACGCCGCACAGGACGTAGAAGGCGATCGACAGCGGGAACCAACGCGACAGGCCGAACCCGATGGTCGCCAGGCCGAACCCCGCCACCGCGATCAGCAGCAGCCGGCCGGCGCGCTGGACGGCCGGCAGCAACACCAGCGCCAGCGAGGTCGCCAGCGCCCCCGCCTCGAGCGAGGCGCTGAGGACGCCGTAGCCGCTGGCTCCGACGCCCAGGATGTCGTTGGCGTACACCGGCAGCAGCGCCGTGGCGCCGCCGAAGATCACCGCGAACATGTCGAGCGTCATGCAGCCGAGCACGACCTCGTTGCGGCGCACGAACCCCAGCCCCTCGCGCACCGCCCGCCAGCTCATCGCCCGCTGCTCGACCACCTGCCGCTCCGGCCGCAACAGCGCCAGGCAGACCAGCGACACCACCAGCAGTCCCGCCACCGCGCCGTAGGCCGCGCCGATGCCGGCCCAGGCGATGACGAACCCGCCGCTCGCCGGCCCGCTCATGAAGGCCAGCGCCTGGCCGGTCGAGGCCAGCGTGACGGCGCGCGCGAAGACGGCGCGCGTCACCAGCATCGGCAGCAGCGCCGCCCGCGCCGGATTCTCGAAGGCGCCGGCGGACGCGGCGATGAAGACCGCCACGTAGAGCACCGGCAGCGTGGTCCACGACTCCGCCGTGCTGGCCAGCAGCGCCAGCGCGCAGCCCATCGGCACGA
This genomic window from bacterium contains:
- a CDS encoding acyl-CoA desaturase, with translation MGSTNRSLNSMRDAGAAFWGVHLACLLAFYTGVTWSAVAVCMALFWLRMFGVTAGYHRYFSHRSYKTSRAFQFVLALFGTLAVQKGVLWWSANHRVHHKYSDQEGDLHSPLRDGFWWSHVGWILASDWEETLYDRIPDMAKYPELRWLNEHYLVPPVALAVLLYLVGGLTWLVWGFFISTTLLWHATFTINSLSHVYGSRRYETTDTSRNNVWLALLTMGEGWHNNHHRYMNSVRQGFFWWEVDVSFYILTALSWIGVVWDLHQPPKRLLLPESHDAGRVRAEAA
- the ilvD gene encoding dihydroxy-acid dehydratase produces the protein MDPKHRSRAITDGPDRAPARAMFKAIGLTDEDLAKPLVGVANTWIEVMPCNFHLRRLSEKVKEGIRAAGGTPIEFNTIAISDGISMGTEGMKASLISREVIADSIELVTCGHLFDAVVALSGCDKTIPGTIMALARLDLPSLMLYGGSIAPGHLRDKDLTIQDVFEAVGAHSAGTLDDAGLLAVENAACPGPGACGGQFTANTMAMAGEMLGISPIGSASVPAMDNHKDVVAYECGKLVMDMLQRGQTARGVLTREALENAIAGVAASGGSTNAVLHLLAIAHAAEVPLAIDDFDRISAATPLLCDLRPGGRFVAVDLYKAGGVGLVAKRLLEAGRLHAAALTVTGRSIGDEASRAVETPGQVVVRPLSDPLKPTGGLVILKGNLAPEGCVVKVAGHERMRHEGPARVFEREEDAFAAVKQRGIRAGDVVVIRNEGPMGGPGMREMLGVTAALVGEGLGESVALLTDGRFSGATHGLMAGHVAPEAARGGPIAAVRDGDTIVFDVAARRLDLLVDEAELRARLRDWKPPTPRYARGVFAKYARSVSSASVGAVTS
- a CDS encoding cold-shock protein, encoding MAQGTVKWFSAEKGYGFISRDDGEDVFVHYSAITGDGFKTLEQGQRVEFDVTDGKKGPQAANVTKA
- a CDS encoding amidohydrolase family protein; this encodes MATHSLLIRNARIVDGSGGPSQDGDLAVVDGLIAAVGRDVSTSGLPAGARELDARGQVLAPGFIDVHTHYDPQICWDRLATPSLEHGVTTVLMGNCSLSLAPVKAQDRRALAGMFKQIEDIALATFDAGVPWNWESYPEYLDAIRPGLGINVAGLVGHSPLRTYVMGAAAQERAATTAEVEAMCAILQDAIRGGAAGLSTSYVDIDESMRPVPSRFASRDEVVALGRAMREVGRGFIQTVPVFYSPPEQLQNIHDMGEISRAAGVMCSVAPIVHSAMSTLWQDSLAALDEETAKGARVFGQSMPRTFDINIRLSETSFVLYALPAWAEIMRLPLPERKAAFADPARREELRNQSILLGPLLYVLRVGQTARPENKSLEGRFLNDLASERGVTPADVMLDLAVAEDLKTEFAMRDFMHVDPDGVTAILSHPRIHIGASDAGAHIAQFCGAGDTSYLLARWVRDLKAFSLEQAVHRLTGELADAFGIRNRGRLAIGQAADLVLFDPDRIDRGSEDFVSDVPGGGNRYVRHAAGIALVVVNGAVTWEGGAYTDARAGAIV
- a CDS encoding SDR family oxidoreductase; amino-acid sequence: MQLEHKVALVTGAGSGLGRAIAVAFARQGALVAVNDIREEAARETVAAVEAAGGRAMAVPADVADGRATLKMFTRFLSVWNTIDLVVNNAGLVIMAPHVVANFEAVAGEARAGGRPTTPIAATSTMEDASWRRTLAVHLDGTFHCTREALKVMEARRQGKIINMASIAGTAGLAGSPDYSAAKAGIIGFTKSVAREVAHLGIQVNAIAPGFVDTPLLEGLSPTMRTSALMQTPLGRLGTVDDIAAAALYLASPAGDWITGQVLSPNGGYVI
- a CDS encoding DUF420 domain-containing protein, whose translation is MSLQTLTVISTACIVASGVSLLVGWYLIRWRRDRAAHRAAMLTATGFAALFLVLYVSRWAVFGSKLFAGSGGWRVLYLSILVPHVLLAIAVGPLAIRLIQLAMWRQDFAAHRRLARVTLPIWLFVAASGWAIYYLLYVKTY
- a CDS encoding MFS transporter produces the protein MRRGPAMVEIPDQLLNRNVVFYLASRFAGGTAMTMLRAAIAWHVYSITGSPFHLGLIGVVQFVPVLALTLVGGAVADSYERRRIIMLAQLVPMGCALALLASTAESWTTLPVLYVAVFIAASAGAFENPARAALLPMLVTRAVFARAVTLASTGQALAFMSGPASGGFVIAWAGIGAAYGAVAGLLVVSLVCLALLRPERQVVEQRAMSWRAVREGLGFVRRNEVVLGCMTLDMFAVIFGGATALLPVYANDILGVGASGYGVLSASLEAGALATSLALVLLPAVQRAGRLLLIAVAGFGLATIGFGLSRWFPLSIAFYVLCGVADQVSVVMRSTAIQLSTPDALRGRVSAVNFIFIGASNQLGAAESGFVAALTDPVFAVVSGGIGTLIVVAIVAARMPKLRRYRI